A genomic region of Dehalococcoidia bacterium contains the following coding sequences:
- a CDS encoding DUF1501 domain-containing protein, with translation MITRRDFVQQSLAVVSLGLAVPSVFSKAVAAAAEESSVRSVSGKTLIVVQMAGGVDGLNTVIPYRDLNYRRYRNELAITESDMIPVNDRAAFHPSFSRMKEILDAGKLAVIEGVGYQNPNFSHFKAMDIWQFADPEGKVNEGWLGRYFEGLTDAEGHPLTGLSYGNRLPEAFQSDKVSIPAVASLESFQLQNAVGDPNPDLRRTSLMKLYDVYRPANTRFAALLDTTLDNAYRSSIQLSEAHSNYKPAVTYPQSSLATGMRLLAELIDSGGQPGASPLRVGHVFIGGFDTHTNQPNTLTRLLRETSEAIHAFWTDVNAHGHGDDVLIMTWSEFGRRAGENAQAGTDHGWAVPMFVVGNQVKGGFYGEPPSLSSLDNGNLRFTTDFRSVYATILERWLKAPADDVLNGRFSQLNFLDA, from the coding sequence ATGATCACGCGAAGAGACTTCGTCCAGCAGAGCCTAGCCGTCGTCTCGCTGGGGCTGGCAGTGCCCTCGGTGTTTTCGAAGGCCGTCGCTGCCGCAGCCGAGGAATCAAGCGTGCGCTCCGTATCGGGCAAGACGCTGATCGTCGTCCAGATGGCGGGCGGTGTCGACGGCCTGAATACCGTGATCCCCTACCGCGACCTGAACTACCGCCGCTACCGCAACGAGCTGGCGATCACCGAGAGCGACATGATCCCGGTGAATGACCGCGCGGCTTTTCACCCCTCCTTCAGCCGGATGAAGGAGATCCTGGACGCGGGCAAGCTGGCGGTAATCGAGGGGGTCGGCTACCAGAACCCGAACTTCTCGCACTTCAAGGCGATGGACATCTGGCAGTTCGCCGATCCCGAAGGCAAGGTCAACGAGGGCTGGTTGGGGCGCTACTTCGAGGGCCTCACGGACGCGGAAGGACACCCGCTCACCGGTCTGAGCTACGGCAACCGCCTGCCGGAGGCCTTCCAGTCGGACAAGGTCTCGATCCCCGCCGTCGCGAGCCTGGAGTCCTTCCAGTTGCAGAATGCGGTGGGCGATCCGAACCCGGACCTGCGCCGGACCAGCCTCATGAAGCTGTACGATGTGTACCGGCCGGCGAACACACGCTTCGCGGCGCTCCTGGACACGACGCTGGACAACGCCTACCGGAGCTCCATCCAGCTCAGCGAGGCGCACAGCAACTACAAGCCTGCGGTCACCTACCCTCAGAGCTCACTGGCCACGGGTATGAGGCTCCTCGCCGAGCTGATCGACTCCGGCGGCCAGCCGGGGGCCTCGCCGCTGCGCGTCGGGCACGTCTTCATCGGCGGCTTCGACACGCACACCAACCAGCCGAACACCCTGACCCGCCTCCTGCGCGAGACGAGTGAGGCCATCCACGCCTTCTGGACAGACGTCAACGCCCACGGCCACGGCGACGACGTGCTGATAATGACCTGGTCAGAGTTCGGCCGGCGGGCCGGCGAGAATGCCCAGGCCGGCACCGACCACGGCTGGGCAGTGCCCATGTTTGTCGTCGGCAACCAGGTGAAGGGCGGCTTCTACGGCGAGCCTCCGAGCCTCAGCAGCCTGGACAACGGCAACCTGCGCTTTACGACTGACTTCCGTTCCGTCTACGCCACGATCCTGGAGCGCTGGCTCAAGGCCCCCGCGGACGACGTGCTCAACGGCCGCTTCTCGCAGCTGAACTTCCTCGACGCGTGA
- a CDS encoding DinB family protein, which produces MIDRSALTTEFEEAIGDLERALRECPDDLWEASAWRVKKTDAWVWPREGVTPVPERTEESIQSLSAVWVVAYHCLWFLDFYTSTGEGFESPEYVRGGPEEQGMAADGAARLPAPVYPREVLLRYLDHGRRKVRHTIATISEEELRAVCVRPGTPTAARPSNSSWK; this is translated from the coding sequence ATGATCGACCGTTCGGCCCTCACAACGGAGTTCGAAGAGGCGATCGGCGACCTGGAGCGGGCGCTGCGGGAGTGCCCGGACGACCTCTGGGAAGCAAGCGCCTGGCGGGTCAAGAAGACCGACGCCTGGGTCTGGCCCCGTGAAGGCGTGACGCCGGTCCCGGAGCGCACCGAGGAGTCGATCCAGTCACTGTCTGCTGTCTGGGTGGTTGCCTACCACTGCCTGTGGTTCCTCGACTTCTACACGAGCACGGGCGAGGGCTTCGAAAGCCCCGAGTACGTCCGCGGCGGCCCCGAAGAGCAAGGCATGGCAGCCGATGGCGCCGCGCGCCTCCCGGCCCCCGTCTACCCGCGCGAGGTGCTGCTTCGCTACCTGGACCACGGGCGGCGCAAGGTCCGGCACACCATCGCGACTATCAGCGAAGAGGAGCTGCGGGCGGTATGTGTCCGTCCTGGCACCCCCACCGCGGCAAGACCCTCGAACAGCTCCTGGAAGTGA
- a CDS encoding DinB family protein: MLSSVDVISSLVEYAYWARDRILDAARLLSAEEYRAPAGLDHGSIGETLAHTFAAERLWRLRLECAGDALLPDQTGADSVEALQAM, from the coding sequence ATGCTTAGCTCCGTCGACGTCATCAGTTCTCTGGTCGAGTACGCCTACTGGGCCCGCGACCGCATTCTCGATGCAGCCAGACTGCTTTCGGCGGAGGAGTACCGGGCCCCGGCTGGGCTCGACCATGGGAGCATCGGCGAGACGCTTGCGCACACGTTCGCCGCGGAACGACTGTGGCGGCTGCGCCTGGAGTGCGCAGGCGACGCGCTGCTCCCAGACCAGACAGGCGCGGACAGCGTAGAGGCGCTGCAGGCAATGTGA
- a CDS encoding FAD:protein FMN transferase → MVASTLLRREFRAMGTTLALTCPDAPGAERRLRLAERWAHAYEGRLSRFIPYSELSRLNNARGTAFRASPLLFEFVSLCLQLARRSGGIFDPTLLHEVEAAGYDRTFELIDSARARPPPARTASYEDIRLDERRRMVTLPLGLALDSGGLGKGWAADRLAALLGAPCLVDCGGDLAALGHPPGEDAWYIAVEDPLEPQRDLMLIGVVDRGVATSSVLRRRWETDRGAAHHLIDPRSGLPASTDAVAVTVVAPGATLADFHAKVALLKGAQAGLEYLDGEAGVEGLVARADGSVLRSSGFSAYVVAA, encoded by the coding sequence GTGGTAGCGAGCACGCTCCTGCGGCGCGAATTCCGAGCGATGGGCACAACCCTGGCCTTGACGTGCCCGGACGCGCCAGGCGCCGAGCGGCGTCTCCGGCTGGCCGAGCGCTGGGCGCACGCTTACGAGGGGCGTCTCAGCCGCTTCATCCCTTATTCGGAGCTGTCCCGGCTGAACAATGCCCGCGGAACCGCCTTCAGGGCCTCGCCGCTCCTGTTCGAATTCGTGAGCCTGTGCCTGCAACTCGCCCGCCGCTCCGGCGGCATCTTCGACCCTACGCTGCTGCACGAGGTCGAAGCAGCTGGCTACGACCGCACCTTCGAGCTCATCGACAGCGCGCGCGCACGCCCGCCGCCAGCGAGGACGGCCTCGTACGAGGACATACGCCTGGACGAGAGGCGGCGGATGGTCACGCTGCCGTTAGGTCTAGCCCTGGATTCCGGCGGGCTGGGCAAGGGCTGGGCCGCTGACCGCCTGGCCGCCCTGCTCGGCGCGCCCTGCCTCGTCGATTGCGGCGGCGACCTCGCGGCGCTGGGCCACCCCCCGGGTGAGGATGCGTGGTACATCGCGGTCGAAGACCCGCTGGAGCCGCAGCGGGACCTGATGCTGATCGGCGTCGTCGACCGGGGCGTTGCCACTTCGAGCGTGCTCCGCCGGCGCTGGGAGACCGACAGGGGCGCGGCCCACCACCTGATCGACCCCCGGAGCGGGCTGCCGGCCTCGACGGATGCAGTGGCGGTCACGGTGGTAGCGCCAGGCGCGACTCTTGCCGACTTCCACGCCAAGGTCGCGCTTCTCAAGGGAGCGCAAGCGGGCCTGGAGTACCTGGATGGGGAAGCCGGCGTCGAGGGACTGGTCGCCCGCGCCGACGGGTCGGTGCTGCGGAGCAGCGGCTTCAGCGCCTACGTGGTGGCGGCGTGA
- a CDS encoding TlpA disulfide reductase family protein, whose amino-acid sequence MQKYINWRRAASGAAVTALLLLPLYLLVLRPASTSAIEPAILLDTSPGGATTAVGVAEGKLAPDFEISPPEGPRFRLSDLRGRPVLINFWATWCGSCLSEMPVIKQLQEERGLDTFAVLAVNAGETPRQAQEFIDFLEAPFLYGLDIDMRVTDAYGVYGLPLSVFVDASGVVQALYRGHADKALLTRLLDAASAATPPGEIAPVLRIVSTIPRERLLVVKAQGSRLVSESRTLRCDLTYCAGDAVQALREVAGVKRVDFRSAGGSVKLTVEFDRRVIDGRALAEELARRLEASPDPLYEGPVLVRYEGG is encoded by the coding sequence GTGCAGAAGTATATCAACTGGCGGCGCGCGGCCTCCGGCGCCGCGGTGACGGCGCTCCTGCTCCTGCCGCTTTACCTCCTGGTCCTGCGGCCCGCGAGCACCAGCGCCATCGAGCCGGCGATCCTTCTCGACACGTCTCCTGGCGGCGCGACTACGGCCGTCGGCGTCGCCGAGGGCAAGCTGGCGCCTGACTTCGAAATATCGCCTCCAGAAGGCCCGCGCTTTCGCCTCAGCGACCTTCGCGGGCGGCCCGTCCTGATCAACTTCTGGGCAACCTGGTGCGGCAGTTGCCTGTCTGAGATGCCGGTGATCAAGCAACTGCAGGAGGAGCGCGGCCTCGACACCTTTGCGGTGCTGGCCGTGAACGCGGGCGAGACGCCAAGGCAGGCCCAGGAGTTCATCGACTTTCTGGAGGCCCCCTTCCTCTACGGCCTGGACATAGACATGAGGGTCACGGACGCCTACGGCGTCTACGGCCTGCCGCTCAGCGTCTTCGTCGATGCCAGCGGCGTGGTGCAGGCCCTGTACCGCGGTCACGCCGATAAGGCGCTCCTCACCCGCCTCCTGGACGCCGCCTCTGCCGCGACACCGCCCGGCGAGATCGCGCCCGTGCTGCGCATCGTTTCCACCATTCCCCGTGAGCGGCTCCTTGTCGTGAAGGCCCAGGGGAGCAGGCTCGTTTCGGAATCACGAACCCTGCGCTGCGACCTCACTTACTGCGCCGGCGACGCCGTGCAGGCATTGCGGGAAGTGGCGGGCGTGAAGCGCGTCGACTTTCGCTCGGCCGGCGGGTCCGTAAAGTTGACGGTCGAGTTCGACCGCCGCGTAATCGACGGCCGGGCCCTGGCGGAGGAGCTGGCGCGTCGCCTCGAGGCGAGCCCGGACCCTCTCTACGAAGGCCCGGTGCTGGTGAGGTACGAGGGTGGATAG
- a CDS encoding DNA repair exonuclease — MPDRPLRLLHTSDCHLDGDMPYRDGRHLTSQHFAAFRRVVDAAIDLDVDLLLIAGDFFDSNRASAVSTDFALEQLARVGRPVVICPGNHDCADPGSVYHRVDFRAAGDHVHVIKDVGGERLLFEDLQTVVWGRAATERDPYYRPLEGMPPRSGDFWHIAIAHGHFMEDTRWERRWGPISQSELAQAEWDYLALGHWDRHADVTQGSMRAVYSGAPVPYSYAGACLLVALDPDLGFAMERIPLLPDEG; from the coding sequence ATGCCTGACCGCCCACTCCGCCTCCTGCACACCTCCGACTGCCACCTCGACGGCGACATGCCCTACCGCGACGGCCGTCACCTCACCTCGCAGCACTTCGCCGCCTTCCGGCGCGTGGTCGATGCGGCGATCGACCTCGACGTCGACTTGCTGCTCATCGCCGGCGACTTTTTCGACTCCAACCGCGCGAGCGCCGTGTCCACGGACTTCGCCCTGGAGCAGCTGGCGCGCGTTGGGCGGCCGGTGGTGATCTGCCCCGGCAACCACGACTGCGCCGACCCCGGCTCGGTCTACCACCGCGTCGACTTCCGGGCCGCAGGCGACCACGTGCACGTGATCAAGGACGTCGGCGGCGAGCGGCTGCTCTTCGAAGATCTGCAGACCGTCGTCTGGGGCCGCGCGGCGACGGAGCGTGACCCATACTACCGTCCCCTCGAGGGCATGCCGCCGCGAAGCGGCGACTTCTGGCACATCGCAATCGCGCACGGGCACTTCATGGAGGACACGCGCTGGGAGCGCCGCTGGGGTCCCATCTCTCAGAGCGAACTGGCGCAGGCAGAGTGGGACTACCTGGCCCTCGGGCACTGGGACCGTCACGCCGACGTCACGCAAGGCAGCATGCGCGCCGTGTACTCCGGGGCCCCCGTGCCCTACAGCTATGCCGGCGCCTGCCTCCTGGTCGCCCTCGACCCCGACCTCGGTTTCGCGATGGAGCGCATCCCCCTCTTGCCGGACGAGGGCTAG
- the glgP gene encoding alpha-glucan family phosphorylase: MLERLSPPPRVAYFSMEAGLESAMPTYSGGLGVLAGDTLRAAADLGVPMVAVTLLHRQGYFRQRLEASGEQIEEPYPWEPSRFLEPLDILLQVTVEGRQVALRPWRYTVKGVSGHTVPVFFLDAALPQNDPRDRALTGQLYGGDERYRLAQEALLGFGGIALLEALGCRDIQTYHMNEGHSALITLALLEAALARQGSKTPSPADFESVRSRCVFTTHTPVPAGHDRFPMTLVEEVLGEARAAALRGLPFAHDGTLNMTFLALFFSRYVNGVALRHGEVSQAMYPGYRVHAITNGVHAATWTSQPFQDLFDREVPEWRRDNAYLRYAVAIPVEQIMEAHARAKQALLAEVRRRTGVVLDATAMTIGFARRAATYKRAALLFSDPDRLKAIARDVGPIQLVFGGKAHPRDEAGQALIRRVFEGGASVKPEIQFVYLEEHDMALGKLLCSGTDLWLNNPQKPQEASGTSGMKAALNGVPSLSVLDGWWVEGWVEGVTGWAIGDESDIESDSASEAWSLYNKLRYVILPLFYDRPQAYGRVMRSTIALNGSFFNAQRMMEQYVENAYRLGSGWRFGNHEAEAGEMRADVAR, from the coding sequence ATGCTTGAGCGACTGTCCCCGCCGCCGCGCGTCGCCTACTTCTCGATGGAAGCCGGACTCGAGTCCGCCATGCCGACCTATAGCGGCGGCCTGGGTGTGCTCGCCGGCGACACGCTGCGCGCCGCGGCCGACCTGGGTGTGCCGATGGTGGCGGTCACGCTGCTCCATCGCCAGGGGTACTTCCGCCAGCGCCTGGAGGCGTCCGGCGAGCAAATAGAGGAGCCGTATCCCTGGGAGCCTTCCCGGTTCCTCGAGCCGCTCGATATTCTCCTGCAAGTCACGGTGGAGGGCCGGCAGGTAGCGCTGCGACCGTGGCGTTACACAGTCAAAGGAGTGTCCGGCCACACCGTCCCCGTCTTCTTCCTCGATGCCGCCCTGCCGCAGAACGACCCCCGCGACCGGGCCCTCACCGGCCAGCTCTACGGCGGCGATGAGCGCTACCGGCTTGCTCAGGAAGCCCTGCTCGGCTTCGGCGGCATCGCCCTGCTGGAGGCTCTGGGCTGCCGGGACATCCAGACCTACCACATGAATGAGGGCCACTCCGCCCTCATCACGCTGGCGCTCCTGGAGGCGGCGCTCGCGCGCCAGGGCTCCAAGACGCCCTCCCCTGCCGACTTCGAGTCCGTGCGCTCGCGGTGCGTCTTCACCACCCACACGCCCGTGCCAGCCGGCCATGACCGCTTCCCGATGACGCTGGTGGAGGAAGTCCTGGGGGAAGCCAGGGCCGCGGCTCTCAGGGGCCTCCCATTCGCGCACGACGGTACGCTGAACATGACCTTCCTGGCGCTGTTCTTCTCTCGTTATGTCAATGGCGTCGCCCTGCGTCACGGCGAGGTCTCGCAGGCCATGTACCCGGGTTACCGGGTGCACGCCATCACCAACGGCGTCCACGCCGCCACCTGGACGTCTCAGCCCTTCCAGGACCTGTTCGACCGCGAGGTGCCGGAGTGGCGTCGCGACAACGCCTACCTGCGCTACGCCGTCGCCATCCCGGTCGAGCAGATTATGGAGGCGCACGCGCGGGCCAAGCAGGCCCTGCTGGCCGAGGTGCGTCGACGCACCGGGGTCGTGTTGGACGCGACGGCCATGACCATCGGCTTTGCGCGCCGGGCAGCGACCTACAAACGCGCGGCCCTGCTCTTCTCCGACCCTGACAGGCTGAAGGCAATCGCGCGGGACGTGGGGCCGATCCAGCTCGTCTTCGGAGGCAAAGCCCACCCTCGGGACGAAGCGGGGCAGGCGCTCATCCGTCGCGTGTTCGAGGGCGGCGCGAGCGTGAAGCCGGAGATCCAGTTCGTGTACCTCGAGGAGCACGATATGGCCCTGGGCAAGCTCCTCTGCTCCGGGACGGACTTGTGGCTCAACAACCCGCAAAAGCCCCAGGAGGCCTCCGGCACCAGCGGAATGAAGGCGGCGCTTAACGGCGTACCAAGCCTCAGTGTGCTTGACGGCTGGTGGGTGGAGGGCTGGGTCGAAGGCGTCACCGGTTGGGCCATCGGGGACGAGTCCGACATCGAGTCTGACTCTGCCTCAGAAGCGTGGTCGCTCTATAACAAGCTGCGCTACGTCATATTGCCGCTGTTCTACGACCGGCCGCAGGCTTACGGCCGGGTGATGCGCTCCACCATCGCGCTCAATGGCTCTTTCTTCAATGCCCAGCGCATGATGGAGCAGTACGTCGAGAACGCGTACCGGCTGGGCAGCGGCTGGCGCTTCGGCAACCACGAGGCTGAAGCCGGGGAGATGCGGGCCGACGTAGCCCGTTAG
- a CDS encoding AURKAIP1/COX24 domain-containing protein encodes MSSVVKKRRKKIRKHKYRKMRKKTRWQRMHK; translated from the coding sequence ATGTCGTCCGTCGTCAAGAAGCGCCGCAAGAAGATCCGCAAGCACAAGTACCGGAAGATGCGGAAAAAGACCAGATGGCAACGGATGCATAAGTAG
- a CDS encoding glycine--tRNA ligase, producing MSQERAELQFDTLVSLCKRRGFIFPGSEIYGGIGGFWDFGPLGVEMKNNIKRAWWKAMVQERDDVVGIDAAIIMNPKVWEASGHVATFTDPMVDCRNCKKRFRADHLEGDVCPECGARGQFTEARPFNLMFKTFVGPVEDEASLAYLRPETAQAMFVNFENVLTSMRKKLPFGIAQQGRSFRNEITPGHFIFRDREFEQMEMEFFVKPGTDEYWHDHWVKERLDWFKRLGVRGDHLRVRAHEKDELSHYSKGTYDIEYLFPMGWSELEGIANRTDFDLKAHAKVSGKSLTYFDEETNEHIVPYVIEPAVGVERTFLVFLYDAYDEEEVRGEKRTVLHLHPAIAPIKVAILPLSRNEKLSPLAREVAALLRPHFMTQLDDAQSIGRRYRRQDEIGTPFCVTIDFDSLEDHAVTIRERDSMEQTRVRIEELVEVLREKLGPV from the coding sequence ATGAGCCAGGAACGGGCGGAGCTTCAGTTCGATACCCTCGTGTCGCTGTGCAAGCGGCGCGGCTTCATCTTCCCCGGCAGCGAGATTTACGGCGGCATCGGCGGCTTCTGGGACTTTGGGCCGCTTGGCGTCGAGATGAAAAACAACATCAAGCGAGCCTGGTGGAAGGCCATGGTCCAGGAGCGCGACGACGTCGTCGGCATCGACGCCGCCATCATCATGAACCCGAAGGTCTGGGAGGCCAGCGGCCACGTCGCCACCTTCACCGACCCTATGGTCGACTGCCGGAACTGCAAGAAGCGCTTCCGGGCCGACCACCTCGAAGGCGACGTCTGCCCGGAGTGCGGCGCCAGGGGCCAATTCACGGAGGCGCGCCCCTTCAACCTCATGTTCAAGACCTTCGTCGGCCCTGTCGAGGATGAGGCCAGCCTGGCCTACCTGCGCCCGGAGACGGCGCAGGCGATGTTCGTGAACTTCGAGAACGTCTTGACTTCGATGCGCAAGAAGCTGCCCTTTGGCATCGCCCAGCAGGGCCGCTCCTTCCGCAACGAGATCACCCCCGGCCACTTCATCTTCCGCGACCGCGAGTTCGAGCAGATGGAGATGGAGTTCTTCGTAAAGCCCGGTACCGACGAGTACTGGCACGACCACTGGGTCAAGGAGCGCCTCGACTGGTTCAAGCGTCTGGGCGTACGCGGCGACCACCTGCGCGTCCGCGCCCACGAGAAGGACGAGCTGTCACACTACTCGAAGGGCACCTACGACATCGAGTACCTGTTCCCGATGGGCTGGTCCGAACTAGAAGGCATCGCCAACCGCACCGACTTCGACCTCAAGGCGCACGCGAAGGTCAGCGGCAAGAGCCTCACCTACTTCGACGAGGAGACGAACGAGCACATCGTCCCGTACGTCATCGAGCCCGCCGTGGGCGTGGAGCGCACATTCCTGGTGTTCCTCTACGACGCCTACGATGAGGAGGAGGTGCGAGGCGAGAAGCGCACGGTGCTCCACCTCCACCCCGCCATCGCGCCGATCAAGGTGGCCATCCTGCCGTTGTCGCGCAACGAAAAGCTATCGCCTCTCGCGAGGGAGGTGGCGGCCCTCCTGCGGCCGCACTTCATGACCCAGTTAGATGACGCCCAGTCCATCGGCCGCCGCTACCGCCGCCAGGACGAGATCGGCACGCCCTTCTGCGTGACCATCGACTTCGACTCGCTCGAAGACCACGCCGTCACCATCCGCGAGCGCGACTCCATGGAGCAGACCCGCGTCCGCATCGAGGAGCTGGTCGAGGTGCTCCGGGAGAAGCTCGGCCCGGTGTAG
- a CDS encoding type II toxin-antitoxin system RelE/ParE family toxin — MASLRVEYDSAAERELRRIAPRDISRIVAAVSKLAEDPFPRQSLKLAGENDLFRLRVGDYRVIYELDAGAGVVTVYRIRHRRDAYR; from the coding sequence ATGGCCTCCTTAAGAGTCGAGTATGACTCCGCCGCGGAGCGCGAGCTTCGCCGGATCGCCCCGCGCGACATTTCCCGCATTGTCGCCGCCGTTTCGAAACTCGCCGAAGACCCATTTCCGCGCCAATCTCTTAAGCTGGCCGGTGAAAATGACCTCTTTCGGCTCAGAGTGGGCGACTATCGTGTCATCTATGAGCTGGATGCGGGAGCGGGCGTGGTCACCGTCTACCGCATCCGGCACCGCCGAGATGCGTACCGTTGA
- a CDS encoding DUF1800 domain-containing protein → MTAQQTRESLLKTSTTRRAILGGSIAAASVAVTYAALGDKFGILDGLSSGSTRSDADALKKESVRINHLLRRAGFGVSREEYDHYQSLGLKATIDELVNYTSVDDSAAETLAGQIPLDRQGLPTRWLVRMANTKRPLQEKMTLFWHGLLTSQISVVQVPEMMERQNNFFRANAMATFPEILKGISMDPAMMIYLDISGSQRRAPNENYARELMELFALGIGNYTEQDIREAARAFTGWFVPRRRTGNNDFEYDEPTFRPNLFDGGTKTVLGRSGNFRPEDVIDIIVEQPASASFIVGKLFAFFAYPGADEQTLKPFVDTYLGSGKSIGATVEAILRSDEMYSPRAYRSIVRSPVEYAVAAIKALGLQGGVAGLVAQNRGQTLAQMGQVLYEPPNVAGWPGGETWLNSATMFARLNFINLVTGGAPQPAPRGARQQSQPAPGANLGTAAQALDYYLPLVLDDNVPEEARRVLLDYAGGPDAPLSPEQLRGLVYLILASPQFHLA, encoded by the coding sequence ATGACCGCACAGCAAACACGGGAATCCCTGCTCAAGACCTCAACCACGCGCAGGGCTATCCTGGGTGGTTCAATCGCCGCCGCTTCCGTCGCCGTCACCTATGCTGCCCTGGGTGACAAGTTCGGCATCCTCGACGGCCTGTCGTCCGGCTCCACCAGGTCTGACGCCGATGCCCTGAAGAAGGAAAGCGTCCGGATCAATCACCTCCTCCGCCGCGCCGGTTTCGGCGTCAGCCGCGAAGAGTACGACCACTACCAGAGCCTCGGCCTCAAGGCAACGATCGACGAACTCGTCAACTACACGAGCGTCGATGACTCCGCGGCCGAGACGCTGGCGGGCCAGATACCGCTCGACCGGCAGGGACTCCCCACGCGCTGGCTGGTCCGCATGGCCAACACCAAGCGGCCTCTGCAGGAGAAGATGACGCTCTTCTGGCACGGGCTCCTCACGAGCCAGATCAGCGTCGTCCAGGTCCCGGAGATGATGGAGCGGCAGAACAACTTCTTCCGCGCCAACGCCATGGCGACGTTCCCCGAGATCCTCAAGGGCATCTCCATGGACCCCGCCATGATGATCTACCTGGACATCAGCGGCAGCCAGCGGCGCGCGCCCAATGAGAACTATGCGCGCGAGCTCATGGAGCTCTTCGCGCTGGGCATCGGCAATTACACCGAGCAGGACATCCGCGAGGCCGCGCGCGCCTTCACAGGCTGGTTCGTGCCCCGGCGGCGTACAGGCAACAACGACTTCGAGTACGACGAACCAACCTTCCGTCCCAACCTGTTCGATGGCGGCACGAAGACCGTGCTGGGCCGCAGCGGCAACTTCCGGCCCGAAGACGTCATCGACATCATTGTCGAGCAGCCGGCCTCGGCGTCTTTCATAGTGGGCAAGCTGTTCGCATTCTTCGCCTACCCCGGCGCCGATGAGCAGACACTCAAGCCCTTCGTGGACACCTATTTGGGCAGCGGCAAGAGCATCGGCGCCACTGTCGAGGCCATCCTGCGCTCGGACGAGATGTACTCGCCCCGGGCTTACAGGTCCATCGTCCGTAGTCCCGTGGAGTACGCCGTGGCGGCGATCAAGGCGCTGGGGTTGCAGGGCGGCGTGGCCGGCCTGGTGGCGCAGAACCGGGGCCAGACGTTGGCGCAGATGGGCCAGGTGCTGTATGAGCCCCCGAATGTTGCCGGCTGGCCTGGCGGTGAGACGTGGCTCAACAGCGCGACCATGTTCGCCAGGCTCAACTTCATCAACCTGGTGACGGGCGGCGCGCCCCAGCCGGCGCCTCGCGGCGCGCGCCAGCAATCGCAGCCGGCCCCGGGAGCGAACCTCGGTACAGCCGCCCAGGCGCTCGACTACTACCTGCCCCTGGTGCTCGATGACAACGTGCCCGAGGAGGCGCGCCGGGTCCTCCTCGACTATGCCGGCGGGCCGGACGCGCCGCTCTCGCCAGAGCAGCTCCGCGGCCTGGTCTACCTGATCCTGGCATCGCCGCAGTTCCACCTCGCCTAG
- a CDS encoding ferric reductase-like transmembrane domain-containing protein: MNEIDHTYWYLNRASGFVAFILLATSVILGLTMTGGALERLLRRYRVYDLHRFTSLLTLAVTVFHIFVVWPDDYVRFSLGGLLLPFASPYEPFFVALGVFAFYLVAVIVLAFYVRHLVSYRAWRLLHYLTFAAFALALAHGAGAGTDTEAAWAQYLYAGAGLLAFNLLVYRALKGSARPGRVAAAPGDRRDRRGEARERRTVHGV, translated from the coding sequence GTGAACGAAATCGACCATACCTACTGGTACCTGAACCGCGCCTCCGGATTCGTCGCGTTCATCCTGCTCGCGACGTCCGTGATACTCGGGCTGACGATGACGGGCGGCGCGCTGGAGCGCCTGCTACGCCGCTACCGCGTCTACGACCTGCACCGCTTCACCTCCCTCCTCACCCTCGCCGTCACCGTGTTCCACATCTTCGTCGTGTGGCCGGACGATTACGTCCGCTTCTCGCTCGGCGGCCTGCTCCTGCCCTTCGCATCGCCTTACGAGCCCTTCTTCGTCGCTCTGGGCGTCTTCGCCTTCTACCTGGTGGCCGTGATCGTGCTTGCCTTCTACGTGCGGCACCTCGTGAGTTATCGGGCCTGGCGGCTGTTGCACTACCTGACATTCGCCGCGTTTGCGCTCGCTCTGGCGCACGGCGCCGGCGCCGGGACGGACACCGAGGCCGCATGGGCTCAGTACCTCTACGCCGGCGCCGGCCTGCTGGCCTTCAACCTCCTGGTGTACCGGGCGCTAAAGGGCAGCGCCCGGCCGGGCAGGGTCGCGGCCGCGCCGGGTGATCGACGTGACCGTCGCGGCGAGGCGAGGGAGCGGCGGACTGTTCACGGCGTCTAA